TAGCTCGCGTAGCTGCCTTTCGAAAAGTACATGGGAATCATGTCGTCGGATCCGCCGCCCAGCTGGTCCACCAGCGCGTTGAGCGCACGCGGGGCGTTGAGGCCCGACGTGTTGATCACGACCTGCGCTAAGAGCGCATCGGTAtcctgcgcgtgcgccgcatcgtgcgTCACGGTCTGCACCACCCAGCCGTCCTgcgacgcgtcggcggACTGCACCGGGGCGTGAGGATCAATACGCACGACCGACGTGCCGTAGACGACCTGCGCATCCGGCGACGTGCCATCCGGCAGCGTATCGAGCTCggtctcgagctgcgccatgagctcgtgcgcgctgACGATGCCGGTAATCGGCgagtgcagcgcgtgcgaAATGCTCGGCGAGAGATTCGGCTCGAGctcacgcgcctcgtcgcccgagAGGAGTGtgaccggcggcgcacgctcgccgagctcgtcacAGTGCGcatgcagctgctcgaggtacttggcgtcggccggcgtgctgccCACGACCAGCTTTCCGACCTGCTTGACGCCGATCgatggcgcggcgcgcgcgcgttcGTACAGCAAATCGCGCCCACGCAAGCAGAACCGCGTCTTGAGCGAGTCGGTGGGATAGTATAGACCCGCGTGGATCACCTCGCTGTTGCGCGAGCTGGGTGAGAAGGGGCGACGCACCTGGTTTCCTGGCCACACTGGccatggcgctcgacgacgtaCGTTGTCTTGTCcggccagcggcgcgcgagtgcATTGGCGACAGCCAGgcccacgacgccggcTCCGATCACCAAGTGGTCCacgcgcacctcgggcgCGCGGTACGCGTACCGTCCGTGCGCATTGAGCTTCGCCAGGAgcggccgcacggcgctcgccatgATGTGGAGAGAAGGCACGTGGCATATCGGGCCCGTCGCGTGGCGGCTTGTCTTGCCACTGGAGGTCGCGAGGATGTCGGGGTGGCTCAACTGGGTGAGCGGCAAGCGCGACAACAAGaatgcggcgcgcgacgcaatCATCGGGCTGCGTGAACAGCTGCACCTCATCAACAAGAAAGAGGAGCATCTCCTGACCAagatcgacgacgagctgcggaAGGCCAAAGCGAATGTCACGACGAACAAGCGGGGTACGTCGCCTCACTAacagcagcggcgcaggcggcgctccggcAAAAGAAGCTGTACGagaccgagctcgaccgtCTCTCGGGCAACCGCATGACGCTCGAGACACAGGTCAATGCGATCGAGAACGCCAATATGAACCTCgagacgatgcgcgcgatgcagcgcggctcggcggcgctgaaAAACATTCACCAGAACATGTACGTGTATTTCCTGACGCAGGGACATCGACAAGGTCGACAATACTATGGACAACATCCGCGAGCAGATGGCGCTCTCGAACGAGATCTCCGAGGCGATCTCGAACCCGGTCGGAATGGGcaacgagctcgacgaagacgagctgcgcgacgagctccaggagctcgagcaggaggaACTCAACGAGCGCCTTGTGGGcgcagacgctgcgccggcacATACCTTGCCtacgcctgcgccggcggcagcgaGTCCGGCTCCCGCGCCTGCACAGCGCACGGCGTCTTCGGcggcggacgaggacgaggaactgcgtgcgctccagGCCGAACTGGCCATGTAGCGCGCCGTTCCTGGCGTATGCAACCGCCCGATCGATAGACTACTGTATACCTACTCATGGCGTTGGCCGCAGCGAATCCGGGTG
This sequence is a window from Malassezia japonica chromosome 5, complete sequence. Protein-coding genes within it:
- a CDS encoding uncharacterized protein (EggNog:ENOG503Q36B; COG:S); translation: MASAVRPLLAKLNAHGRYAYRAPEVRVDHLVIGAGVVGLAVANALARRWPDKTTSRNSEVIHAGLYYPTDSLKTRFCLRGRDLLYERARAAPSIGVKQVGKLVVGSTPADAKYLEQLHAHCDELGERAPPVTLLSGDEARELEPNLSPSISHALHSPITGIVSAHELMAQLETELDTLPDGTSPDAQVVYGTSVVRIDPHAPVQSADASQDGWVVQTVTHDAAHAQDTDALLAQVVINTSGLNAPRALNALVDQLGGGSDDMIPMYFSKGSYASYRGPGVDKVRHLLYPTPNFGGGGGKGTHAHQSLGTHLTLDLEGNVRFGPDAQWLSPPAHLDDTPDALGYVHDFWEKQLYPDATDAWFAAMHAAIQKYLPGVSCDGLSPDYSGIRPKLVGPDAKSFADFQILWHASRDLGSQQVWQHALPDTARAGTLVSLLGIESPGLTSSLALAEHVADELAARVWGKHNPRGKAQKYVEQVGHDSLDGWA
- the SNF7 gene encoding ESCRT-III subunit protein snf7 (EggNog:ENOG503NX3E; BUSCO:EOG09264W71; COG:U) codes for the protein MSGWLNWVSGKRDNKNAARDAIIGLREQLHLINKKEEHLLTKIDDELRKAKANVTTNKRAAQAALRQKKLYETELDRLSGNRMTLETQVNAIENANMNLETMRAMQRGSAALKNIHQNMDIDKVDNTMDNIREQMALSNEISEAISNPVGMGNELDEDELRDELQELEQEELNERLVGADAAPAHTLPTPAPAAASPAPAPAQRTASSAADEDEELRALQAELAM